A genomic window from Eptesicus fuscus isolate TK198812 chromosome 19, DD_ASM_mEF_20220401, whole genome shotgun sequence includes:
- the TTPA gene encoding alpha-tocopherol transfer protein isoform X4, with the protein MAEARPGPPTGLQLSALPDHSPLLQPSLAELRRRARALDALPAPPPLPDPFLLRFLRARDFDLDQAWRLLKNYYKWRAECPEISADLHPRSILGLLRAGYIGVLRDRDPTGSKVLIYRIAHWDPKVFTVYDVFRLSLITSELIVQEVETQRNGIKAVFDLEGWHFSHAFQITPSVAKKIAAVLTDSFPLKVRGIHLINEPIIFHAVFSMIKPFLTEKIKERIHMHGTNFKQSLLQHFPDILPLEYSGEGFSMEDVCQEWTDFVMKSENYLSSISQTIQ; encoded by the exons ATGGCAGAGGCGCGGCCGGGGCCGCCGACGGGGCTGCAGCTGAGCGCGCTGCCCGACCACTCGCCGCTgctgcagcccagcctggccgAGCTGCGGCGCCGGGCGCGGGCGCTGGACGCtctccccgcgccgccgccgctccccgACCCCTTTCTGCTGCGCTTCCTGCGCGCCCGGGACTTCGACCTCGACCAAGCCTGGCGG ttactAAAAAACTATTATAAGTGGAGAGCAGAATGTCCCGAAATAAGTGCAGATCTCCACCCCAGAAGTATTCTTGGCCTTCTGAGGGCTGGCTACATTGGAGTCCTGAGAGACAGAGACCCCACCGGCAGCAAAGTTCTCATTTACAGAATCG cacactGGGACCCGAAAGTGTTTACAGTTTATGATGTATTCCGTTTAAGTCTAATCACATCCGAGCTTATTGTACAGGAGGTGGAGACCCAGCGGAACGGAATCAAGGCTGTCTTTGATCTGGAAGGCTGGCATTTTTCTCATGCTTTTCAAATCACCCCATCTGTGGCCAAGAAGATTGCTGCTGTTCTTACA gatTCCTTTCCATTAAAAGTTCGTGGTATCCATTTGATAAATGAGCCAATAATTTTTCATGCTGTCTTTTCCATGATTAAACCATTCCTGACTGAAAAAATTAAGGAACGG ATTCATATGCATGGGACCAATTTCAAACAAAGCTTACTTCAGCATTTCCCAGACATTCTTCCTCTGGAATATAGTGGCGAAGGATTCTCCATGGAGGATGTTTGTCAAGAGTGGACAGATTTTGTAATGAAGTCTGAAAATTATCTCAGCAGTATTTCACAGACCATTCAATGA
- the TTPA gene encoding alpha-tocopherol transfer protein isoform X3, whose amino-acid sequence MAEARPGPPTGLQLSALPDHSPLLQPSLAELRRRARALDALPAPPPLPDPFLLRFLRARDFDLDQAWRIHMHGTNFKQSLLQHFPDILPLEYSGEGFSMEDVCQEWTDFVMKSENYLSSISQTIQ is encoded by the exons ATGGCAGAGGCGCGGCCGGGGCCGCCGACGGGGCTGCAGCTGAGCGCGCTGCCCGACCACTCGCCGCTgctgcagcccagcctggccgAGCTGCGGCGCCGGGCGCGGGCGCTGGACGCtctccccgcgccgccgccgctccccgACCCCTTTCTGCTGCGCTTCCTGCGCGCCCGGGACTTCGACCTCGACCAAGCCTGGCGG ATTCATATGCATGGGACCAATTTCAAACAAAGCTTACTTCAGCATTTCCCAGACATTCTTCCTCTGGAATATAGTGGCGAAGGATTCTCCATGGAGGATGTTTGTCAAGAGTGGACAGATTTTGTAATGAAGTCTGAAAATTATCTCAGCAGTATTTCACAGACCATTCAATGA
- the TTPA gene encoding alpha-tocopherol transfer protein isoform X1 — MAEARPGPPTGLQLSALPDHSPLLQPSLAELRRRARALDALPAPPPLPDPFLLRFLRARDFDLDQAWRDSFPLKVRGIHLINEPIIFHAVFSMIKPFLTEKIKERIHMHGTNFKQSLLQHFPDILPLEYSGEGFSMEDVCQEWTDFVMKSENYLSSISQTIQ, encoded by the exons ATGGCAGAGGCGCGGCCGGGGCCGCCGACGGGGCTGCAGCTGAGCGCGCTGCCCGACCACTCGCCGCTgctgcagcccagcctggccgAGCTGCGGCGCCGGGCGCGGGCGCTGGACGCtctccccgcgccgccgccgctccccgACCCCTTTCTGCTGCGCTTCCTGCGCGCCCGGGACTTCGACCTCGACCAAGCCTGGCGG gatTCCTTTCCATTAAAAGTTCGTGGTATCCATTTGATAAATGAGCCAATAATTTTTCATGCTGTCTTTTCCATGATTAAACCATTCCTGACTGAAAAAATTAAGGAACGG ATTCATATGCATGGGACCAATTTCAAACAAAGCTTACTTCAGCATTTCCCAGACATTCTTCCTCTGGAATATAGTGGCGAAGGATTCTCCATGGAGGATGTTTGTCAAGAGTGGACAGATTTTGTAATGAAGTCTGAAAATTATCTCAGCAGTATTTCACAGACCATTCAATGA
- the TTPA gene encoding alpha-tocopherol transfer protein isoform X2: protein MAEARPGPPTGLQLSALPDHSPLLQPSLAELRRRARALDALPAPPPLPDPFLLRFLRARDFDLDQAWRLLKNYYKWRAECPEISADLHPRSILGLLRAGYIGVLRDRDPTGSKVLIYRIDSYAWDQFQTKLTSAFPRHSSSGI from the exons ATGGCAGAGGCGCGGCCGGGGCCGCCGACGGGGCTGCAGCTGAGCGCGCTGCCCGACCACTCGCCGCTgctgcagcccagcctggccgAGCTGCGGCGCCGGGCGCGGGCGCTGGACGCtctccccgcgccgccgccgctccccgACCCCTTTCTGCTGCGCTTCCTGCGCGCCCGGGACTTCGACCTCGACCAAGCCTGGCGG ttactAAAAAACTATTATAAGTGGAGAGCAGAATGTCCCGAAATAAGTGCAGATCTCCACCCCAGAAGTATTCTTGGCCTTCTGAGGGCTGGCTACATTGGAGTCCTGAGAGACAGAGACCCCACCGGCAGCAAAGTTCTCATTTACAGAATCG ATTCATATGCATGGGACCAATTTCAAACAAAGCTTACTTCAGCATTTCCCAGACATTCTTCCTCTGGAATATAG